A segment of the Bacillus pseudomycoides genome:
GTTTATCATACCATTTTGTGAATAGATTACTAGAATAGATAAGGTGGAAATGTATAGCATATATAGCTTTTTCTTGTAGGCATGTTTTCTGTCCGTATACATATATTGAATTTGTAGCAGCTTAGAAGATACATGCTAAGGGGGAGAGAAAACATGACGTGTCCAAAATGTAACACCGAGCATACAAATGAAGCAAAATTTTGTGGGAATTGTGGGCATGCACTGACAGATCAGGCGGCAGAACAAGGGGAACAGCAGTTGACTCGGTCAGCACCTACGCAGGAAGTAGTTTCGAATGAAAAGGTAGAGCAAGCAAAGCAATTTGCAAGTGGTTACTTTCAGTTTTTTAAGAATGCATTGAAAGCTCCGTCAGCAATTATGAAAAGTGGTCATATTGAGGTAAGGAATGGGATTGTCAGTCTTGTTCTTATTTGTTTCTTATTTGCTTGTTTATTTTATCGAATGATGAGTCAGGCTGCGTCGGTGGCAACGAGATTCGCGTATGAAGCGCAGGCACCTTCGTTTTTTGGAGAATCTGTTAAAATCTTTTTCTTTTTATTAATTTTAGTTCTCTTTGTTGGATTTATTATTTTTGTAAGTGGAAAGCTGATGAAATCATCTTTTTCCTTTTTAGAAACAGTAGGTGTTTGGGGAACGGTATCGACACCAGTTGTCGCTATACTTGTTATTGCACTTTTATTTAGCTTTTTAACAATTTTTCTAGCGGCATTCTTTTTAGGGATTGCTGTATCGTGGATGAGCGTATGTATGATTGTTTCAATAGTTAAGCTAGACCGAGGTGGATTAGATCCGGTATATACACTTATTATCGCAAATATTTTAATTTCAATTGCGGGCTGGATTATTCTTTGGTCTTATATACAAACAATTATTAATACCTTAACGGAAAGTTTCCCAGGCTTCTACTGAAAAGGTGGCTGAACGGATGAACGTTTGTACAAAATGCGGTTCACAATTAATGGATGGTGTGCATTTTTGTCAAAGTTGTGGAACGAGAAGAAGCGAAGAGGAATCCCATGTACGAAGGAAGATGAGTACAGCCAAAAAAATATGGATTGGAGTTATCATTCTTCTTATTCTCAGCTTTGGTGGGGCATATATGTATGGGGCAAATTATTATTCTGCAGAAGCGCAAATTGATAGGATGATTACAATCTTACAAGAAAGAGATACGGAAAAATTTATTGAAATTGTGACAACAGATGATCCACAATTTGTAATAGATAAGGAGAGTATAGCACCGTTATTTGCGTATATAAAAGAGTTCCCTTCTTATGTGAATGATTTAAAGGGTTCTATTCAACAACAAAAGAAGAAGCGGAATGATGTAGAAAAAGTAGACTTTGTATTAACGAAAGATGGGAAATACTTCTTTTTATTTGATCGATATAAGTTAAAAGCAAAAACGTATTATGCATCGCTTCTTACGGATGAAAAAGGTGCGTTGTTAAAGGTAAATGGGAAAGAATTAAATAAGGCAACTGATAAAATGTTTGAAAAGCAATATGGGCCATTTTTTCCGGGTATTCAAACATTTCAATCAGAGTTTAAAAATGATTATGTGAAGTTAACGCGTGAAGAAAAGGTTGTACTTATGAAGCAAAATCAAAATAATGTAACGGTTGATCTTTCGTTAAAAGGTCATTACATTACGATCCAAACAAATGTAGCAGGAGCAACATTATATGCCAATCAGAAACCGATTACGACACTGACGGGGGAAGAATTTAAGTGGGGACCGGTAGCTACGGATAGGAGCGTCTCTATTTATTTAGAAAAAGAGGGCGCAAGCGGAAAAGAACGAACAAAGGTGGAACATATATCAACAAACCAATATTATACATTATCGTTTCAACAAAAAACTGAAGAACAACAGAAACCACCTTCTTCACCACCAGTAACAACGAGGTATGTATATAACGGATTTTTCTTTCCTGATAGTCATATTCGTAAGTTAACGAGTGCAGAGCTAAACCTTTTAACAAAAGAACAATTGCGAATTGCTAGAAATGAAATATACGCTCGGCATGGACATATTTTTCAAACGAAAGATATCCAAGCCTATTTTTTAAAACAGTCATGGTATAGAGAAAATCCATATTATACAGGAGAGTTGAATGATATCGAGACGTATAATGTGGAACTTATAAAGTCAAAGGAGTAGGCAAATGAAACTACTTTCCCTGTTGTAGAAATGAAAAGTACATCATCAATAATGGTGATGTACCTTTTTTACTTATGTGGTTGCATTTCATGTAACAAATCCTTTTATGTGTTATGGCAATGATTACATTATTCCGATTGAAAAACATAGAAGAATTTAAAAGCAAGATTCCCTTTTGTTATTTCTGTATTGGTATGAGGGGAGCTCTGGGCGCTTCACGAGAAAAAAAGATATGAAAAAGAAAATTGACTCGGCTTGCTCTGCCAATTGTACTAGCATGGACATCGGATAAAGAACTGGAGGTAAGCATGGCTTCCGAATTTGGTGGAACTGTAATCTCAAGTTTACTGTTTAATCCTTTTGATGTGATAACAGTTATTGTGTCGTAAGAGAGGTTGATAATTTTAAGGATACCAAGTGGATAGACAGCATCGTCAGGTTGAGAGGTAGA
Coding sequences within it:
- a CDS encoding zinc-ribbon domain-containing protein, which encodes MTCPKCNTEHTNEAKFCGNCGHALTDQAAEQGEQQLTRSAPTQEVVSNEKVEQAKQFASGYFQFFKNALKAPSAIMKSGHIEVRNGIVSLVLICFLFACLFYRMMSQAASVATRFAYEAQAPSFFGESVKIFFFLLILVLFVGFIIFVSGKLMKSSFSFLETVGVWGTVSTPVVAILVIALLFSFLTIFLAAFFLGIAVSWMSVCMIVSIVKLDRGGLDPVYTLIIANILISIAGWIILWSYIQTIINTLTESFPGFY
- a CDS encoding TcaA 3rd/4th domain-containing protein; translated protein: MNVCTKCGSQLMDGVHFCQSCGTRRSEEESHVRRKMSTAKKIWIGVIILLILSFGGAYMYGANYYSAEAQIDRMITILQERDTEKFIEIVTTDDPQFVIDKESIAPLFAYIKEFPSYVNDLKGSIQQQKKKRNDVEKVDFVLTKDGKYFFLFDRYKLKAKTYYASLLTDEKGALLKVNGKELNKATDKMFEKQYGPFFPGIQTFQSEFKNDYVKLTREEKVVLMKQNQNNVTVDLSLKGHYITIQTNVAGATLYANQKPITTLTGEEFKWGPVATDRSVSIYLEKEGASGKERTKVEHISTNQYYTLSFQQKTEEQQKPPSSPPVTTRYVYNGFFFPDSHIRKLTSAELNLLTKEQLRIARNEIYARHGHIFQTKDIQAYFLKQSWYRENPYYTGELNDIETYNVELIKSKE